A single window of Chloracidobacterium thermophilum B DNA harbors:
- a CDS encoding ATP-dependent DNA helicase has protein sequence MLLDKSSCDALVCAQSMDRLPLEAVLGPGGLLATTQPGFEFRPGQLEMARAVLDALQRGGHLCVEAGTGTGKTLGYLVPAILCDEVVIVSTATKNLQEQILHHDIPRLERALGRQLRVVLLKGRNNYLCLYRLARFEEQGRLPGLDEVHHLEVIRQWSHTTLTGDRAELSGLPEHLPIWAELDARTERCLGQGCPHYAECFITRARQQAREADIVIVNHHLFFADLAARRSDYGAFLPDYTRVIFDEAHEIEDTAASYFSLQISNEQFAELLRDIAQTFIPDAERARAVRQAYQAVVERAAHFWTFAQKVCRPASQAGNRNRAGSGSDARGMLQASDLATEASGYTALAAALDQLAEALGQAAYQKVGNFGINTDPALLRLESRARQLCERLLRIVQAQDANYVYWWERPSPRRFSLQATPIDIAALLREQLFHQVESVVLTSATLTADGSFAFIRSRLGLDESDELLIDSPFDYKQQARLYLPPDLPDPNHPDFTEAAVNEIIALLDITQGRAFVLCTSLRHMRQLYERVREKVPFPCLIQGDQPRSSLIKTFQAEPGAVLFGAASFWQGVDVVGPALSCVIVDRLPFPVPSDPLVAARCQHIENQSGESGGNAFQSYSLPQAILALKQGFGRLIRSRTDRGILCLLDPRIRTKPYGPAVLRSLPPDLPRTGNRDDLRKWFCNVP, from the coding sequence ATGCTGCTCGACAAAAGTTCCTGTGACGCCCTGGTTTGCGCCCAGTCAATGGACAGGCTGCCGCTGGAAGCCGTGCTCGGTCCCGGCGGACTGTTGGCCACCACGCAGCCCGGCTTTGAGTTTCGCCCCGGCCAGTTGGAGATGGCGCGTGCCGTTCTGGATGCCCTGCAGCGTGGCGGACACCTGTGTGTTGAGGCCGGCACGGGCACCGGCAAGACGCTGGGCTATCTCGTCCCGGCCATCCTGTGCGATGAAGTGGTCATCGTCTCGACGGCGACGAAGAACCTTCAGGAGCAAATCCTGCATCACGACATCCCGCGCCTGGAACGGGCGCTGGGGCGTCAACTGCGGGTCGTACTGCTCAAGGGAAGAAACAACTACCTGTGCCTGTATCGGCTCGCGCGTTTCGAGGAACAAGGACGCCTGCCCGGACTCGACGAGGTGCACCACCTGGAGGTCATCCGCCAGTGGTCTCACACGACGCTCACCGGCGACCGCGCCGAGTTGTCCGGGTTGCCGGAACACCTGCCCATCTGGGCCGAACTTGATGCACGGACGGAACGTTGCCTGGGGCAGGGGTGTCCCCACTACGCCGAATGTTTCATCACCCGCGCCCGCCAACAGGCCCGCGAAGCCGACATTGTCATCGTCAACCACCATCTGTTTTTTGCCGACCTGGCCGCGCGGCGCAGCGATTACGGGGCCTTTCTGCCGGACTACACCCGGGTCATCTTTGACGAAGCCCACGAAATCGAGGATACCGCCGCCAGCTACTTCAGCCTTCAGATCAGCAACGAGCAGTTTGCCGAACTGCTGCGCGACATTGCGCAAACCTTCATCCCCGATGCCGAGCGGGCCCGTGCGGTGCGTCAGGCCTACCAGGCAGTTGTGGAGCGCGCCGCCCATTTCTGGACGTTCGCCCAGAAAGTCTGCCGCCCGGCATCCCAGGCAGGCAACAGAAACAGGGCCGGCAGCGGAAGTGATGCACGAGGAATGCTGCAAGCTTCGGATTTGGCCACAGAAGCTTCCGGCTACACGGCGCTGGCCGCGGCGCTCGATCAGCTCGCCGAAGCCCTCGGGCAGGCTGCCTACCAGAAGGTGGGTAACTTCGGGATCAATACGGACCCGGCCCTGCTGCGCCTGGAGTCGCGCGCGCGTCAGTTGTGCGAGCGGCTGCTCCGTATCGTTCAAGCCCAGGACGCCAACTACGTGTACTGGTGGGAACGCCCTTCACCCCGCCGGTTTTCCCTGCAAGCCACACCGATTGACATTGCGGCGCTGCTGCGCGAGCAACTGTTTCACCAGGTGGAAAGCGTCGTGCTGACGTCGGCCACACTGACGGCCGACGGCTCTTTTGCATTCATCCGCTCACGGCTTGGACTCGACGAAAGCGACGAACTGCTCATTGACTCGCCGTTTGACTACAAGCAGCAGGCCCGGCTTTATCTGCCGCCTGACCTGCCTGACCCGAATCACCCTGACTTCACCGAAGCCGCTGTGAACGAAATCATCGCCCTGCTTGACATCACCCAGGGACGCGCGTTTGTCCTGTGCACGAGCCTGCGGCACATGCGGCAGCTTTACGAGCGGGTCAGAGAAAAGGTGCCATTTCCCTGCCTGATACAGGGCGATCAACCCCGATCAAGCCTCATCAAAACGTTTCAGGCCGAACCCGGCGCGGTGCTCTTTGGCGCTGCCAGTTTTTGGCAGGGCGTGGATGTGGTGGGGCCAGCGCTCTCTTGTGTGATTGTGGATCGCCTGCCCTTCCCCGTTCCGTCCGACCCGCTGGTGGCCGCCCGGTGTCAGCACATCGAGAACCAGAGCGGGGAAAGCGGCGGGAATGCCTTTCAGTCCTACAGCCTCCCCCAGGCCATCCTGGCGCTGAAACAGGGGTTTGGACGCCTGATCCGCAGCCGTACCGACCGGGGCATTCTCTGCCTGCTCGACCCACGGATACGCACCAAACCCTATGGACCAGCGGTGTTGCGCAGCCTGCCTCCCGATCTTCCGCGAACCGGGAATCGGGATGACCTTCGGAAGTGGTTCTGCAACGTCCCCTAG
- a CDS encoding NAD(+)/NADH kinase — MASLETVGLVVKPHLKDITAYLANLAAWLGARGCRVIGEPSAAHLLPPTVTVVPSEMLAAQSNLVIVIGGDGTMIYAARLLGSRDVPVLGVNYGYLGYLTEYTPETVYTALERVFAGTFRTDVRMKLEATVERLGVPRLTAQAVNDCVITKSMLARLVPIECRIGGQFVSIFHADGLIIATPTGSTAYSLSAGGPIVHPAMQAIVLTPICPHTLTNRPLVVPDTSEIELRLTTERGPFNVEDVFLTFDGQTGCAVEPEDRVVIRKSASVLTLIEPEGKDYFQLLRDKLKWGNG; from the coding sequence ATGGCTTCATTGGAAACCGTCGGCTTGGTGGTCAAGCCGCATCTGAAGGACATCACAGCGTACCTGGCAAATCTGGCGGCGTGGCTTGGCGCGCGTGGGTGCCGGGTCATCGGCGAGCCGTCGGCGGCGCACCTGCTTCCACCGACTGTCACCGTCGTACCTTCAGAAATGTTGGCGGCGCAGTCCAATCTGGTCATTGTCATCGGCGGGGATGGGACGATGATTTACGCCGCACGCTTGCTGGGATCGCGGGATGTTCCGGTACTGGGCGTCAACTACGGCTACCTGGGCTACCTGACCGAATACACCCCGGAGACGGTCTATACGGCCCTGGAACGTGTTTTTGCGGGCACCTTCCGCACGGATGTCCGCATGAAGCTGGAAGCTACAGTTGAACGTCTGGGTGTGCCGCGCCTGACGGCGCAGGCCGTCAATGACTGTGTCATCACAAAGAGCATGCTGGCCCGGCTCGTGCCGATTGAGTGCCGGATCGGGGGGCAGTTCGTCTCCATTTTCCACGCTGATGGTCTCATCATCGCCACCCCAACCGGCTCGACGGCCTATTCCCTGTCGGCCGGGGGGCCGATTGTTCACCCGGCGATGCAGGCTATTGTCCTGACGCCGATCTGTCCGCACACACTGACCAACCGGCCGCTGGTGGTGCCGGATACGAGTGAAATCGAGTTGCGTCTGACGACCGAACGCGGCCCCTTCAACGTCGAGGATGTCTTCCTGACCTTTGATGGGCAGACCGGATGCGCCGTCGAACCGGAAGACCGCGTGGTGATTCGCAAGAGCGCCTCGGTGCTGACGCTCATCGAGCCGGAAGGCAAGGACTACTTCCAGCTCCTGCGCGATAAACTCAAGTGGGGCAACGGGTAA
- the recG gene encoding ATP-dependent DNA helicase RecG produces MSAHLSLTTALLELPAYLRGIGVTTAEKLAAELGSAIGKVSPAEVTVEDLLLYLPFRYEDRSHLPQVCDLRPGQSASVLVEVSLASSYPIRTRQGKQLTLFEVIGWDSTGRIRACWWNQPYLRQVFQPGRRVVLYGEWEFSSRARCYQVENPDYEVLNDETDDDVPETIHVGRCVPVYRKLGTFRTRALRSLIFRLLQALHDVPDDGLPDELRHGSRELPPLPTKLAALWEVHFPKATEHLESIQARRSLAHARLALEEFFLLTLALANRRRQREQAGEKAGMRVTDAIRERARQTLPFRLTNAQKRVIREIVSDLTGTRPMSRLLQGDVGSGKTVVALQAMIVAVENGWQVALMAPTEILVEQHWRSMTRWLSGTPYRLAALTGRLKPSEKKAIRQALANHEVDIVIGTQALIQNDTAFARLGLVIIDEQHRFGVLQREQLLARGVSPDVLVMTATPIPRSLAMALYGDLDVSVIDELPPGRKPVVTAVRTNERRDRVYDFIRQECAAGRQAYIVYPLVEESEKLDVAAATAAAAQLQQEVFPTLVVGLLHGRMKSEEKDAVMQKFVAGEIHVLVTTTVVEVGIDVPNASVMVIEHPERFGLAQLHQLRGRVGRGAAKSYCVLMAPDGISPEALERLNFFAQTPDGFAIAEKDLAWRGPGEMLGLRQSGLPVFRVGDLIRDADWLTLAREAAWRVWREQPNAPQTQHWLARAQRMFPMAMGGVH; encoded by the coding sequence ATGTCGGCTCACCTGTCGTTGACCACGGCACTGCTGGAACTTCCAGCCTATCTGCGTGGCATTGGCGTCACGACGGCCGAAAAGCTGGCGGCCGAGCTGGGAAGCGCGATTGGCAAGGTGTCGCCGGCCGAAGTCACAGTGGAAGACCTGCTGCTGTACCTGCCGTTTCGCTACGAAGACCGCTCGCACCTGCCACAAGTCTGCGATCTGCGGCCGGGCCAATCCGCTTCGGTTCTCGTCGAAGTCAGCTTGGCGTCAAGTTACCCGATTCGGACCAGACAGGGTAAGCAACTCACCCTGTTCGAGGTCATCGGGTGGGACAGCACCGGGCGCATTCGCGCCTGCTGGTGGAATCAACCCTATCTGCGGCAGGTTTTCCAGCCGGGCCGGCGGGTGGTGCTTTACGGCGAATGGGAATTCTCAAGCCGGGCGCGGTGCTACCAGGTGGAAAACCCTGACTACGAAGTGCTCAACGACGAAACGGACGACGACGTACCGGAAACAATTCACGTCGGCCGGTGCGTGCCTGTTTACCGAAAGCTGGGAACCTTTCGCACCCGCGCGCTCCGGTCGCTCATCTTTCGCCTGCTTCAGGCTTTGCATGACGTACCGGATGACGGCTTACCGGATGAATTGCGTCATGGCAGCAGGGAGTTGCCGCCCCTGCCGACCAAACTGGCAGCCCTGTGGGAAGTGCATTTCCCGAAAGCGACAGAGCATCTGGAGTCGATCCAAGCGCGTCGTTCGCTGGCGCATGCCCGCCTGGCCCTTGAAGAATTTTTCCTGCTGACCCTGGCGCTGGCCAATCGTCGCCGCCAACGCGAGCAGGCCGGAGAAAAGGCCGGGATGCGTGTGACCGATGCTATCCGGGAACGCGCACGCCAAACCCTGCCCTTTCGTCTGACCAACGCCCAGAAGCGCGTCATTCGGGAAATTGTCAGTGACCTGACCGGAACACGTCCGATGTCGCGGCTGTTGCAGGGGGATGTCGGGTCGGGCAAAACCGTCGTGGCCCTGCAGGCGATGATTGTGGCCGTGGAAAACGGCTGGCAGGTGGCGCTCATGGCGCCGACTGAAATTCTGGTTGAGCAACACTGGCGTTCCATGACGCGCTGGCTTTCAGGCACACCCTACCGCCTTGCCGCCCTTACCGGACGCCTCAAGCCAAGCGAAAAGAAAGCCATCCGACAGGCGTTGGCCAACCATGAAGTGGACATTGTCATTGGCACACAGGCGCTGATCCAGAATGACACTGCATTTGCACGCCTGGGACTGGTCATCATTGACGAACAGCACCGCTTTGGCGTGCTTCAGCGCGAACAGTTGCTGGCCCGGGGTGTCTCCCCGGATGTACTGGTGATGACCGCCACGCCCATTCCGCGCAGCCTGGCCATGGCGCTCTATGGCGACCTCGATGTGTCTGTCATTGATGAACTTCCGCCCGGACGGAAACCGGTGGTCACGGCCGTGCGCACCAACGAGCGGCGCGACCGCGTGTATGACTTCATCCGCCAGGAATGCGCTGCCGGACGACAGGCGTATATTGTCTATCCGCTGGTCGAAGAATCGGAAAAACTCGATGTCGCGGCGGCCACTGCCGCCGCTGCCCAGCTCCAACAGGAGGTCTTTCCGACGTTGGTTGTCGGACTGCTTCACGGGCGGATGAAGTCCGAAGAAAAAGATGCCGTGATGCAGAAGTTTGTCGCAGGTGAAATTCACGTTCTCGTCACGACGACGGTCGTCGAAGTCGGCATTGATGTACCGAACGCCTCAGTCATGGTCATCGAACACCCGGAACGGTTTGGACTGGCGCAGCTTCATCAACTGCGGGGGCGGGTCGGGCGTGGTGCGGCCAAATCGTACTGCGTTCTGATGGCGCCGGATGGCATCTCGCCGGAAGCTCTGGAACGGCTGAACTTTTTTGCCCAGACGCCGGATGGTTTCGCCATTGCCGAAAAAGACCTCGCCTGGCGCGGGCCCGGCGAAATGCTGGGTTTGCGTCAATCGGGTTTGCCGGTGTTTCGGGTGGGTGATCTCATCCGCGATGCCGACTGGTTGACACTTGCCCGTGAGGCTGCCTGGCGGGTCTGGCGCGAGCAGCCCAATGCACCCCAGACCCAACACTGGCTGGCCCGGGCGCAACGCATGTTTCCCATGGCGATGGGCGGCGTCCACTGA
- the dapF gene encoding diaminopimelate epimerase translates to MLILHKLHGLGNDFLVFPLGQPAADTFLKHLEVFVPKLCHRHQGIGADGVIGIEALTSDDADYRMVLWNADGSRAEMSGNGLRCVAACIRRVTNWEKRELRVMTDIGVRVVRFLAAEGLETRCAIQMGMPVFDPGRIPFRAEPALHPPLVDVALDVGEETVRATVLSMGNPHCTLLVSSLDTAPVELLGPQLERHPAFPNRTNVEFVQVLDRHTLEARFWERGVGRTAASGTGACAAAVAAMLKHLVERQVTVATEQGSLEVAWDASSGEVTLTGSAHYIGQVAWALPDLDASADA, encoded by the coding sequence TTGCTCATCCTGCACAAACTCCACGGACTGGGAAACGACTTTCTCGTTTTCCCGCTTGGCCAGCCGGCCGCGGATACTTTTTTGAAGCATCTGGAAGTTTTTGTGCCAAAGCTGTGTCACCGACACCAGGGAATCGGCGCGGATGGTGTCATCGGTATTGAAGCCCTGACTTCGGATGATGCTGATTATCGCATGGTGCTCTGGAATGCCGACGGATCGCGGGCGGAAATGTCCGGTAACGGACTGCGTTGCGTTGCAGCTTGCATCCGGCGCGTCACAAACTGGGAGAAGCGCGAGTTGCGCGTCATGACCGATATTGGCGTGCGCGTTGTCCGCTTTCTCGCTGCCGAAGGACTTGAAACCCGCTGTGCCATTCAGATGGGAATGCCGGTGTTTGACCCCGGGCGAATTCCTTTCCGGGCAGAGCCGGCACTTCATCCGCCGTTGGTGGATGTCGCTTTGGATGTGGGGGAAGAGACGGTGCGGGCCACGGTTCTGTCCATGGGCAATCCGCACTGCACGTTGTTGGTTTCCAGCCTCGATACCGCGCCGGTTGAGTTGCTGGGTCCACAGCTTGAACGGCATCCGGCCTTTCCAAACCGGACGAATGTCGAGTTCGTGCAGGTGCTTGACCGGCACACGTTGGAAGCCCGTTTCTGGGAACGGGGCGTCGGGCGCACGGCTGCCTCGGGAACCGGGGCCTGTGCAGCGGCGGTTGCGGCGATGCTGAAACACCTGGTCGAGCGGCAGGTGACGGTGGCGACAGAACAGGGCAGCCTCGAAGTCGCCTGGGATGCGTCCAGTGGAGAAGTCACGCTGACCGGAAGCGCACATTACATCGGACAGGTCGCCTGGGCGCTGCCTGATCTCGATGCGTCAGCCGATGCGTAA
- a CDS encoding NAD(P)/FAD-dependent oxidoreductase, translating into MTFNVAIVGAGPAGSMLAHNLAQAGARVRLYDAHGGPWEKPCGGGLTAKALRQFGFLTGQADRFPRQDIQEIEIISAGGRSVTFPLGDAPFQIFSRRNLNGLLLARATEAGADFIPLRVTNLRREVHTWQVESGRDCWKADFVVGADGCTSFVRRVLGRRLPDADQAMCCGYYVPAAGVPRAVVAFPRHFTGYVWAFPRPDHISYGIINQCGEYPLPKLWEELDAFVRWHRQGELPRERVRYAARVPMLRRASWKTNRVVGDGWALVGDAAGFVDPITGEGIFYALHSAELLGQSLIAGEAMSYEQRWRKAFEADLTEASRRLPKFYRGSMLGASVIDRVLQLSTLHGGVVSIMQQALAGDVDYVTLKGRVLRSFVAPSAWRAPKLTLHTVDYPRAA; encoded by the coding sequence ATGACGTTCAACGTTGCCATTGTTGGTGCGGGGCCGGCCGGCTCGATGCTGGCTCACAACCTGGCGCAGGCTGGTGCGCGGGTGCGGTTGTACGATGCCCACGGCGGCCCGTGGGAAAAACCCTGCGGCGGCGGCCTGACGGCCAAGGCACTGCGCCAGTTTGGTTTTCTGACCGGGCAGGCAGACCGTTTTCCGCGTCAGGACATTCAGGAAATTGAGATTATTTCGGCTGGCGGACGGAGTGTGACCTTTCCATTGGGCGATGCCCCTTTTCAGATTTTTTCGCGCCGGAACCTGAATGGACTTCTATTGGCGCGGGCCACGGAAGCTGGGGCGGATTTCATTCCGCTGCGGGTGACAAACCTGCGCCGGGAAGTGCATACGTGGCAGGTTGAATCCGGCCGCGACTGCTGGAAGGCGGATTTTGTTGTGGGAGCGGATGGTTGTACGAGCTTTGTACGGCGCGTACTCGGACGGCGGCTGCCTGACGCCGACCAGGCCATGTGCTGTGGGTATTACGTCCCGGCAGCCGGCGTTCCGCGCGCGGTGGTGGCGTTTCCACGCCATTTTACCGGTTACGTCTGGGCTTTTCCGCGCCCTGACCACATTTCCTACGGCATCATCAATCAGTGTGGCGAGTATCCACTGCCGAAGCTCTGGGAGGAACTCGATGCCTTTGTCCGCTGGCATCGGCAGGGCGAGTTGCCGCGCGAACGGGTCCGGTATGCGGCGCGGGTCCCGATGTTGCGGCGCGCGTCATGGAAGACGAATCGGGTGGTTGGCGATGGCTGGGCACTCGTGGGGGATGCGGCCGGCTTTGTGGACCCGATTACGGGCGAGGGTATTTTCTATGCGCTGCATTCGGCGGAGTTGCTTGGGCAATCCCTCATTGCCGGGGAGGCTATGAGTTATGAGCAGCGGTGGCGGAAGGCGTTTGAAGCTGACCTGACGGAGGCTTCACGTCGGCTGCCGAAGTTTTACCGTGGCTCGATGCTGGGCGCGTCCGTCATTGACCGGGTGCTTCAGCTTTCGACGCTGCACGGCGGTGTCGTCAGCATCATGCAGCAGGCGCTGGCCGGTGACGTGGATTATGTCACCTTGAAGGGGCGTGTGCTGCGCAGTTTCGTGGCACCTTCGGCCTGGCGCGCCCCGAAGCTGACCCTGCACACGGTGGATTATCCACGGGCGGCCTGA
- a CDS encoding ATP-binding protein, which produces MSLPDWFPRSSSAIDPAADLCPVCQGTGFEYDPIKRRSRRCLRCRGGSESLLERARIPARYRESSFDNFRVNPDDERQKSLVTAVLACRRYVKDYPVERGLGLLFLGPCGVGKTHLAVATANALMRLKRVPCLFYDFRDLLKAVQETYNPLTQTTELSVLRPVYDVDVLILDELGAGKATEWVRDTITHILNTRYNEQKTTIITSNYLDQPSDRYDETLEERIGVRLRSRLYEMCKTIQMFGEDYRQTYLNKRLLMQS; this is translated from the coding sequence ATGTCGCTTCCTGATTGGTTTCCCCGCTCATCGTCAGCAATTGACCCAGCGGCAGACCTCTGTCCGGTCTGCCAGGGGACCGGGTTTGAGTATGACCCGATAAAGCGCCGCTCGCGCCGGTGTCTCCGCTGTCGCGGCGGGTCTGAAAGCCTTCTGGAGCGGGCGCGGATTCCGGCGCGCTACCGCGAAAGCAGCTTTGACAACTTCCGGGTCAATCCCGATGACGAGCGCCAGAAGTCACTCGTGACGGCCGTGCTTGCCTGCCGGCGCTATGTCAAGGATTACCCGGTCGAACGTGGGCTGGGTCTGCTTTTTCTCGGTCCCTGTGGTGTTGGCAAAACGCATCTGGCCGTGGCCACGGCCAATGCCCTGATGCGCCTCAAGCGCGTGCCGTGCCTGTTTTACGACTTCCGCGACCTGCTCAAAGCTGTCCAGGAAACCTACAACCCGCTGACCCAGACGACGGAATTATCGGTGCTGCGTCCGGTCTATGACGTGGACGTGCTCATTCTGGATGAACTGGGGGCCGGCAAGGCCACGGAGTGGGTGCGCGACACCATCACGCACATTCTCAATACGCGCTACAACGAGCAGAAAACGACGATCATCACCTCCAACTACCTGGACCAGCCAAGCGACCGCTACGACGAAACGCTTGAAGAGCGCATCGGCGTCCGTCTGCGCTCCCGTCTGTACGAGATGTGCAAAACCATCCAGATGTTTGGAGAAGACTACCGCCAGACCTACCTCAACAAACGTCTGTTGATGCAGTCGTAG